CACAGGGGGCAGGCGACCACGAGGGCGTCGGCGCCGGCGTCCCTGGCGGCCTGGAGGATGCCGCCGCTCAGGCGCACCACGGTGTCCTGCATGGCCAGCGTCAGGGCCGCGCCGCAGCATTCGGTCTTGCACGGCCAGTCCACCGGCTCGGCGCCCGTGGCGGCCATCAGGTCGTCGAGGAGCGTGGGGTACTCGATCTTGTCAATCCGCAGCTCCTCGGGCAGGCGGGCGAGCAGGCAGCCGTAGTAGGAGGCGACCTTGAGGCCCTTGAGCGGGCGCGTGACGCGGGCGCGCAGGGCGTCGAGCCCGACCTCCCGCGCCAGGATCTCGGCGATGTGGAGCACGCGGATGCCGCCCTTGTAGTCCTCCTCGATGATGCCGTTGACCTTGGCGAGGAGGGCGGGGTCCGCCTGGAGCTCGGCGTTGGCCTGCTTGAGGCGGCTGTAGCAGGCCGAGCAGCAGGTGAGGATGTCGAGGCCCTGCTTCTCGGCGGCGGCGCACGAGATGGCGGGCAGGGCCACCGAGAGCAGGTGGTTGGTGGCGTGGGCGGGCGTGGCGCCGCAGCAGACCCAGTCTTCGATCTCCTCGACGGCGACGCCGAGGGCGGCGAGCACGCCGCGGGCCGAGCGGTCGTATTCGGCGGCGCCGGAGAGGAGCGAGCAACCGGGGAAGTAGCCGTATTTCATCGGGGCGCGACCTCCTCCTCGCAGCGCTGGAAGACGCGCTCGAGGCGCTCGATGCGGTGAACCTTGTGGGGCGAGAGCGTGATCTTGCCCTTCAGGAAGTACCAGGGCGCCTTGGTGAGGTTGGTGAAGAGGCGGCCCGAGTTCATGTTGTAGCTGGCCATCAAGGCCACCTCGCTCAGGCGGCCGAACTCGCGCACGCAGTCCAGGAACGCGCGGTAGAAGGTCCACACGCGCTCCGCGCCGTTGGAGGGGGGCACGCGGCGCTCCTGGGCGAGGCCGCGCAGGACGTCAATCACCCGCACGATGTCCACCCCCATCGGGCAGCGGCTGTTGCAGGTGCCGCAGGCGGCGCAGCACCACACGGTCTCGTTGCCGAGGGCCTCGGCCTCGAGGCCGAGCTGCACCAGGCGCAGCACGCGATTGGGCGAGAGCGCCAGGTCGGCGGCCACGGGGCAGCCGCCCGTGCACTTGCCGCACTGGTAGCAGTCGCTGAGGTTCTGGCCGCTGCGCTCCTCGACGACGCGGAGGAAGTCGGAGTGGAGCGCCTTGTCGGCGAGTTGCCATTTCATGGGGCGGTCTCCGGAGCCTTGGCCTGCGCGTTGAGCAGGGCGGCGGCCTTCTTGAGGTCGGCCGCGGCGCGGTCGAGCAGGGTGGAGGTGTACGAGTAGTTGTGGGCGCCGTGGCTGCCGTCGCGCTCGATGCAGGAGAGGCGCCCCTTGGCGGCGGCGACGAGCTGGCGGGCCTGGTCGCGGTTCTCGTTGCCGGGCTGGCTCGTCTCGCAGGCCTTCTCGAGCGCGGCCACGCGCGGGGCGAGGGCGGCGAGGCGGTCGCGCGTCTCTTTCTGCCAGTCGGCGAGCATGTCGCCGTAGCCCTTGTCGCCGTGGCAGCCGGCGCACGGGCGCGGGCCGGCGGCGCGGGTGACGTAGCTCGCGTCGCCCACGGCCACCGTCTTGTCCTCGATGTGGCAGCCGTCGCAGGCCACGCCGGCCTTGTACATCACGTCGGGCTCGGCCGGCAGGTCGGCCACGGCCTGGCCGGCGTACATGCGCTCCTGGATCGAGTGGCGCTCGCCGCCGTGGCAGGTGCCGCACTGCGACGAGGCCATCATCTGGTGCGGCTTCATGCCCTCGCCGTGGCGAATCTCGTCGTGGCACTGGAGGCAGTCGAAGTGGCCCTTGGAGACGTGGGTGAGGTGGAACTGCTCCTGGTCCTTGACCTCGGGGGTGCGGCGCAGGTGGCAGCTCTGGCAGCGGGTGGCCGACACAGCGCCGGCGCCCTGGGTGATCTGGCTGTGGCAGTGCTCGCAGCGCACGTCGTTCTTGCCCTTGAGGAACTTGGCGTGGTTGAAGGGTTGGCCTTCGAACGTGACCGTCTTGTCGGGCAGCGTGTGGCACGTCTGGCACTCGCCCGCGGCCACGGGCTTGCTGCCGCGGCCGTAGAAGTGGCAGGTGAGGCAGGTGGTCTCCGCCACGCTGATGTGCTGGCCCTCGACCATCTGGCCGTGGCAGCTCACGCAGTTCAGCTCCTTGCCGCGCGGGTGGCCGCTGAGGTGCTTCTCGTGGCTGAACTTC
The Planctomycetota bacterium DNA segment above includes these coding regions:
- a CDS encoding CoB--CoM heterodisulfide reductase iron-sulfur subunit B family protein, whose amino-acid sequence is MKYGYFPGCSLLSGAAEYDRSARGVLAALGVAVEEIEDWVCCGATPAHATNHLLSVALPAISCAAAEKQGLDILTCCSACYSRLKQANAELQADPALLAKVNGIIEEDYKGGIRVLHIAEILAREVGLDALRARVTRPLKGLKVASYYGCLLARLPEELRIDKIEYPTLLDDLMAATGAEPVDWPCKTECCGAALTLAMQDTVVRLSGGILQAARDAGADALVVACPLCQANLDLFQSNAEAQFGEAFGLPVLYFTQMLGLALGLEAGDLCLDKVIVDPMPLLAEKGLVETAVYL
- a CDS encoding 4Fe-4S dicluster domain-containing protein; amino-acid sequence: MKWQLADKALHSDFLRVVEERSGQNLSDCYQCGKCTGGCPVAADLALSPNRVLRLVQLGLEAEALGNETVWCCAACGTCNSRCPMGVDIVRVIDVLRGLAQERRVPPSNGAERVWTFYRAFLDCVREFGRLSEVALMASYNMNSGRLFTNLTKAPWYFLKGKITLSPHKVHRIERLERVFQRCEEEVAPR